A single region of the Rhodococcus sp. W8901 genome encodes:
- a CDS encoding YdcF family protein, with the protein MHKLRTTIAAAGLAVLPLLAAAPAHAASLNIPGLINQGIDTLEYTAGSGVSDTVASLGQYAAAHAYLTGDPASRYIVVLGARLDADGLLPGVLNARLDTAAAIARLHPMNKVIVAGGPTQPLPYSESQAMFAGLVLRGVNPASIILENASYSTVDNARNTTGILSANGADGAVLVTSASHIDRALGAFRSASGQFRYTPVAVPGW; encoded by the coding sequence ATGCACAAGCTGAGAACCACTATTGCCGCGGCCGGGCTGGCCGTGCTCCCGCTCCTCGCGGCTGCCCCGGCACATGCCGCCTCGCTCAACATCCCGGGACTAATCAATCAGGGCATCGACACCCTCGAGTACACCGCCGGGTCCGGGGTCTCCGACACCGTTGCCTCGTTGGGCCAGTACGCAGCCGCGCACGCGTATCTCACCGGTGATCCTGCCTCGCGCTACATCGTGGTGCTCGGTGCCCGACTCGACGCCGACGGGTTGCTGCCGGGGGTTCTCAACGCTCGGTTGGATACCGCGGCCGCGATCGCGCGCCTCCATCCGATGAACAAGGTGATCGTCGCGGGTGGGCCGACGCAACCTCTGCCGTACAGCGAATCGCAGGCGATGTTCGCCGGCCTGGTGCTGAGGGGTGTCAATCCCGCGAGCATCATCCTCGAGAACGCCTCGTACTCGACGGTCGACAACGCGCGCAACACCACCGGAATCCTCTCCGCAAATGGCGCGGACGGAGCCGTCCTCGTCACCTCCGCGTCGCACATCGACCGGGCGCTCGGGGCGTTCCGATCCGCGTCGGGCCAGTTCCGGTACACGCCCGTGGCCGTTCCCGGTTGGTGA
- a CDS encoding M23 family metallopeptidase yields MAVVLALPFTGRWLVQNSPARRVPSHGVDVFGQRYAIDFVGVDDRGRTASARDWRTFLATEPPSRFFAFGRPILAPVDGVVVQAHDGEPDHQARRSQFALIPYAVGQPSRLRQGPASIAGNHLIIQDRRSGMFVAVVHLRADTLSVAVGDEVALGQQIAECGNSGNSTQPHVHVQVMDSLDLAVAQGVPMEFGNYRQCSRDGTGLCDVDSGIPEEGTIVTALVPDGR; encoded by the coding sequence ATGGCGGTTGTGTTGGCTCTGCCGTTCACGGGTCGGTGGCTGGTGCAGAACAGTCCGGCACGGCGAGTGCCCAGCCATGGTGTCGACGTGTTCGGCCAGCGATACGCGATCGACTTCGTCGGGGTCGACGATCGAGGCAGGACAGCGTCGGCACGTGACTGGCGCACGTTTCTTGCGACGGAGCCGCCGTCCCGGTTCTTCGCCTTCGGGCGCCCGATCCTGGCTCCGGTCGACGGTGTGGTCGTTCAGGCGCATGACGGGGAGCCCGATCACCAGGCGCGCAGATCTCAGTTCGCTCTGATCCCCTATGCGGTGGGGCAGCCGTCCCGCCTGCGGCAAGGTCCGGCCTCGATCGCGGGGAACCACCTGATCATCCAGGACCGGCGCAGCGGGATGTTCGTCGCGGTGGTCCACCTGCGGGCAGACACGCTCAGCGTCGCAGTGGGCGACGAGGTGGCGCTGGGGCAACAGATCGCCGAGTGCGGGAACTCGGGAAACTCGACGCAACCGCACGTGCACGTCCAGGTCATGGACAGCCTCGACCTTGCTGTTGCGCAGGGTGTTCCGATGGAGTTCGGGAACTATCGCCAATGCAGCCGTGACGGCACGGGCCTGTGCGACGTCGACTCGGGTATCCCCGAGGAAGGCACGATCGTCACCGCACTCGTTCCCGACGGTCGCTAG
- a CDS encoding Rv3143 family two-component system response regulator — protein MANPTVRSDASDPLRVLVYSSDASTREQVMRALGRRPHPDLPELEYVEVATAPVVVRTMDAGGIDLAILDGEAAPAGGLGIAKQLKDELDVCPPVVVLTGRADDAWLADWSRAEAAVPHPIDPFRLAAAVVPLLRRP, from the coding sequence GTGGCCAATCCGACCGTCCGCTCCGATGCCTCCGATCCGCTGCGTGTGCTCGTCTACAGCAGTGACGCCTCGACACGCGAGCAGGTGATGCGAGCCCTCGGTCGGCGCCCGCATCCGGACCTTCCGGAGTTGGAGTACGTGGAGGTCGCGACGGCGCCCGTGGTGGTCCGCACGATGGACGCGGGCGGGATCGATCTGGCGATTCTCGACGGCGAGGCGGCGCCGGCAGGTGGCCTGGGAATCGCCAAGCAGCTCAAGGACGAGCTCGATGTGTGCCCGCCGGTGGTGGTGCTGACCGGACGCGCCGACGATGCCTGGCTCGCGGACTGGTCGCGGGCGGAGGCTGCGGTGCCGCACCCGATCGACCCCTTCCGCCTGGCAGCGGCCGTTGTTCCGCTGCTGCGGCGGCCGTGA
- a CDS encoding NADH-quinone oxidoreductase subunit A yields the protein MNAYVPILVLGAIAAAFAVFSVIVASVVGPRRLNRAKLEPYECGIEPTPAEVGRGLAGQRIPVKYYLTAMLFIIFDIEIVFLYPWAVHFDALGVFGLAVMAVFVFNVAVAYVYEWRRGGLSWD from the coding sequence GTGAACGCATACGTGCCGATTCTCGTGCTCGGGGCGATTGCCGCCGCGTTCGCGGTCTTCTCCGTGATCGTCGCGTCGGTCGTGGGACCCAGGCGGCTCAACCGTGCCAAGCTCGAGCCGTACGAGTGCGGGATCGAGCCAACCCCCGCGGAAGTCGGGCGTGGCCTGGCCGGACAGCGGATCCCGGTGAAGTACTACCTCACAGCGATGCTGTTCATCATCTTCGACATCGAGATCGTGTTCCTCTACCCGTGGGCCGTCCACTTCGACGCGCTCGGTGTGTTCGGTCTGGCCGTGATGGCCGTGTTCGTGTTCAACGTCGCGGTGGCCTACGTGTACGAGTGGCGGCGTGGGGGATTGAGCTGGGACTAG
- a CDS encoding NuoB/complex I 20 kDa subunit family protein, whose protein sequence is MGLEEKLPSGFVLSTVETVAGYARKGSLWPATFGLACCAIEMMATTSGRFDIARFGMEAFRASPRQADLMIVAGRVSQKMAPVLRQVYDQMVEPKWVLAMGVCASSGGMFNNYAIVQGVDHVVPVDIYLPGCPPRPEMLLNAILMLHAKIQEMPLGVNREQAVRAAEEAALAARPTIDLGLPGHGAGTVLR, encoded by the coding sequence ATGGGTCTCGAGGAGAAGCTGCCGAGTGGTTTCGTGCTGAGCACGGTCGAGACCGTTGCCGGCTACGCGCGCAAGGGCTCGCTGTGGCCTGCCACCTTCGGCCTGGCCTGCTGTGCGATCGAGATGATGGCCACCACGTCCGGCCGGTTCGATATCGCCCGCTTCGGGATGGAGGCGTTCCGGGCGTCCCCACGCCAGGCCGATCTCATGATCGTCGCCGGCCGGGTCAGTCAGAAGATGGCACCGGTGCTGCGTCAGGTCTACGACCAGATGGTCGAGCCCAAGTGGGTGCTCGCGATGGGGGTGTGCGCGTCGTCGGGTGGGATGTTCAACAACTACGCGATCGTGCAAGGCGTCGACCACGTGGTTCCGGTCGACATCTACCTGCCCGGCTGTCCGCCGCGCCCCGAGATGCTGCTCAATGCGATCCTGATGCTGCACGCCAAGATCCAGGAGATGCCGCTCGGGGTCAATCGTGAGCAGGCCGTGCGGGCGGCGGAGGAGGCGGCGCTGGCCGCCAGGCCCACGATCGACCTCGGCTTGCCGGGGCACGGCGCGGGGACGGTGCTGCGATGA
- a CDS encoding NADH-quinone oxidoreductase subunit C, producing the protein MTDERDRGLGGPDPEATAGPEGTVPPESVAGGEMIGLRQGMFGVGGTGDTSGYGRLVRPVTLPGGTARPYGGYFDVVVDTLAAALDGSGTLFDDAVERVVVFRGELTLHVRRECLPTVARLLRDDPDLRFELCLGVSGVHYPQDSGRELHAVYPLMSITHGRRIRLEVAVPDADPHVPSLYGVYPTTDWHERETYDFFGLIFDGHPSLARIEMPDDWVGHPQRKDYPLGGIPVEYKGAKIPPPDERRAYQ; encoded by the coding sequence ATGACGGACGAGCGTGACCGCGGCCTCGGTGGCCCCGATCCCGAGGCCACCGCCGGTCCGGAGGGGACGGTGCCACCCGAGTCGGTCGCGGGCGGCGAGATGATCGGTCTCCGGCAGGGCATGTTCGGGGTCGGTGGCACCGGCGACACATCCGGTTACGGTCGACTGGTGCGACCGGTCACGTTGCCGGGCGGCACAGCTCGTCCCTACGGCGGCTACTTCGACGTTGTCGTCGACACGCTCGCCGCCGCGCTCGACGGCAGCGGCACGCTGTTCGACGACGCCGTCGAGCGGGTCGTCGTCTTCCGCGGGGAGCTGACCCTGCACGTGCGGCGCGAGTGCCTGCCGACGGTCGCACGGTTGTTGCGCGACGACCCGGACCTGCGGTTCGAACTGTGCCTGGGGGTCAGCGGGGTGCACTACCCGCAGGACTCCGGGCGGGAACTGCACGCGGTGTACCCGCTGATGTCGATCACCCACGGCCGCCGGATACGGCTCGAGGTGGCCGTGCCGGACGCCGACCCGCACGTCCCGTCGCTGTACGGGGTGTACCCCACCACGGACTGGCACGAGCGGGAGACCTACGACTTCTTCGGCCTGATCTTCGACGGTCACCCGTCGCTCGCCAGGATCGAGATGCCCGACGACTGGGTGGGACACCCACAGCGCAAGGACTACCCCCTCGGCGGCATTCCCGTCGAGTACAAGGGGGCGAAGATCCCGCCACCGGACGAACGGAGGGCCTACCAGTGA
- the nuoD gene encoding NADH dehydrogenase (quinone) subunit D produces MSHPRDPFARNGDGDAVFTVGGQDWDEFADAATAAHDAGAERIVVNMGPQHPSTHGVLRLILEIEGETVTEARCGVGYLHTGIEKNLEYRNWTQGVTFVTRMDYLSPFFNEVAYCLGVEKLLDVTDQIPDRATVIRVLLMELNRISSHLVALATGGMELGAITPMLFGFRERELVLDVFEMITGLRMNHAYIRPGGLSQDLPDGAVGKVRELLDLMPRRLKDIEDLLSANPIWKARTKGIGYLDLTGCMALGVTGPVLRATGLPLDVRRSDPYCGYETYEFDVVTESGSDCYSRYLIRLREMAESLKIVEQCLDRLRPGPVMLADKKIAWPADLAVGADGLGNSLEHIRRIMGTSMEELIHHFKLVTEGFRVPPGQVYIAVESPRGELGVHMVSDGGTRPFRVHYRDPSFTNLQAVSAMCEGGMVADVIASVASIDPVMGGVDR; encoded by the coding sequence GTGAGCCATCCTCGCGATCCCTTCGCTCGGAACGGTGACGGCGACGCGGTGTTCACCGTCGGCGGGCAGGACTGGGACGAGTTCGCGGACGCGGCCACCGCGGCGCACGACGCCGGGGCGGAACGCATCGTCGTGAACATGGGTCCACAGCATCCGTCGACGCACGGGGTGCTGCGGCTGATCCTCGAGATCGAGGGGGAGACGGTCACCGAGGCCCGCTGCGGTGTCGGATACCTGCACACGGGGATCGAGAAGAATCTCGAGTACCGCAACTGGACGCAGGGCGTCACGTTCGTCACCCGGATGGACTATCTGTCCCCGTTCTTCAACGAGGTCGCGTACTGCCTGGGCGTCGAGAAGTTGCTCGACGTCACCGACCAGATCCCCGACCGCGCCACCGTCATCCGTGTCCTGCTCATGGAGCTCAACCGGATCTCGTCCCATCTCGTCGCGCTCGCGACGGGCGGCATGGAACTGGGCGCGATCACCCCGATGCTGTTCGGCTTCCGGGAACGCGAACTGGTCCTGGACGTGTTCGAGATGATCACCGGATTGCGCATGAACCACGCGTACATCCGCCCCGGCGGGCTGTCGCAGGACCTTCCCGACGGCGCCGTCGGGAAGGTGCGCGAGCTGCTCGACCTCATGCCGCGCCGGTTGAAGGACATCGAGGACCTGCTGAGCGCCAATCCGATCTGGAAGGCCCGAACGAAGGGGATCGGCTACCTGGACCTGACGGGCTGCATGGCTCTCGGTGTCACCGGACCCGTTCTGCGTGCCACCGGCCTGCCGCTGGACGTGCGCCGGTCGGATCCGTACTGCGGCTACGAGACCTACGAGTTCGACGTCGTCACCGAGTCCGGATCCGACTGTTACAGCCGCTACCTCATCCGTCTGCGCGAGATGGCCGAGTCGCTGAAGATCGTCGAACAGTGCCTCGATCGCCTGCGCCCGGGACCGGTCATGTTGGCGGACAAGAAGATTGCCTGGCCCGCCGACCTGGCCGTCGGCGCCGACGGGCTCGGGAACTCGCTCGAACACATCCGGCGGATCATGGGCACCTCGATGGAGGAACTGATCCACCACTTCAAGCTGGTCACCGAGGGATTCCGGGTACCTCCCGGCCAGGTGTACATCGCGGTGGAGTCGCCGCGCGGCGAGCTGGGCGTGCACATGGTCAGCGACGGTGGAACCCGGCCCTTCCGGGTGCACTACCGGGATCCGTCGTTCACCAATCTGCAGGCCGTCTCTGCGATGTGCGAGGGAGGCATGGTGGCCGACGTGATCGCGTCCGTCGCCAGCATCGATCCCGTCATGGGGGGAGTGGACCGATGA
- the nuoF gene encoding NADH-quinone oxidoreductase subunit NuoF — protein sequence MTDAREADGPGPVFVELGRPGDRPSYPPDVHARLAADAEEIIARYETRDAAADHEHGPDGPGRSALLPLLHLVQSEDGYVSPAGIDFCARQLGLTAAEVTAVATFYTMYRRSPTGTYHVGVCTNSLCAVMGGDAIHAALREHLGIDDAETTADGSVTLEHIECNAACDFAPVMMVNWEFFDNQTPASATGIVDALRSGETVTPSRGAPLCSFRDTARVLAGFPDRRPGALEAGGGAGDATLAGLRASREHQDRPGHDGADALTPVLSRYWDEARSWTLDTYHRHDGYTALRKALGTNPDEVIQTVKDAGLRGRGGAGFPTGMKWSFIPQDPPVSSAAGTAKPHYLVVNADESEPGTCKDIPLMLATPHALIEGVIIAAYAIRAARAFIYLRGEVVPVLRRLQAAVAEAYDAGYLGRDILGSGYDLDIVIHAGAGAYICGEETALLDSLEGRRGQPRLRPPFPAVAGLYACPTVVNNVESIASVPPIILGGPEWFRSMGSEASPGFTLYSLSGHVTRPGQYEAPLGITLRQLLDYAGGVRAGHRLKLWTPGGSSTPIFTDEHLDVPLDYEGVAAAGSMLGTKALQIFDETTCVVRVVLRWTEFYAHESCGKCTPCREGTYWLVQILERLERGDGTEEDLSKLLDISDTLLGKSFCALGDGAASPIMSSLKYFRDEYIAHLDHHGCPFDPGEAALVSRVAAGPERGTP from the coding sequence ATGACCGACGCGCGAGAAGCCGACGGACCGGGCCCGGTGTTCGTCGAGTTGGGCCGTCCCGGCGACCGTCCGAGCTATCCGCCGGACGTGCACGCCCGGCTGGCGGCCGACGCCGAGGAGATCATCGCCCGCTACGAGACCCGCGATGCCGCGGCGGACCACGAGCACGGCCCCGACGGCCCCGGCCGTTCGGCGTTGCTGCCGCTGCTGCACCTGGTCCAGTCCGAGGACGGCTACGTCTCCCCGGCGGGAATCGACTTCTGCGCACGACAACTCGGTCTCACTGCTGCCGAGGTCACCGCGGTCGCCACGTTCTACACGATGTACCGGCGCAGTCCCACCGGCACGTACCACGTCGGCGTCTGCACCAACAGCCTGTGCGCGGTGATGGGTGGTGACGCGATCCACGCCGCGCTCCGTGAACACCTCGGGATCGACGACGCCGAGACCACCGCGGACGGATCGGTGACCCTCGAGCACATCGAGTGCAATGCGGCCTGCGACTTCGCGCCCGTGATGATGGTGAACTGGGAGTTCTTCGACAATCAGACACCGGCGTCGGCGACCGGGATAGTGGACGCCCTCCGGTCGGGAGAGACCGTCACCCCCAGTCGCGGTGCGCCGCTGTGCTCGTTCCGCGACACGGCCCGGGTGCTCGCCGGGTTCCCCGATCGGCGCCCCGGGGCGCTCGAGGCGGGCGGCGGGGCCGGCGACGCGACACTGGCCGGCCTGCGTGCCAGTCGCGAGCATCAGGATCGTCCGGGGCACGACGGGGCCGACGCACTGACACCGGTGCTGAGCCGGTACTGGGACGAGGCTCGGTCGTGGACCCTCGACACCTACCACCGCCATGACGGCTACACCGCGCTGCGGAAGGCGCTCGGAACGAACCCGGACGAGGTGATCCAGACGGTCAAGGACGCCGGGCTGCGTGGCCGCGGCGGGGCCGGGTTCCCGACCGGCATGAAGTGGTCGTTCATCCCGCAGGACCCGCCCGTCAGCAGCGCCGCCGGCACCGCCAAGCCGCACTACCTGGTCGTCAACGCGGACGAGTCGGAACCTGGGACCTGCAAGGACATTCCGTTGATGTTGGCGACGCCGCACGCGCTGATCGAGGGGGTGATCATCGCGGCGTACGCGATTCGGGCCGCGCGCGCCTTCATCTATCTGCGCGGCGAGGTGGTCCCGGTGCTGCGCCGACTCCAGGCCGCGGTGGCCGAGGCGTACGACGCCGGATACCTCGGCCGCGACATCCTCGGATCCGGCTACGACCTCGACATCGTGATCCACGCCGGCGCCGGCGCCTATATCTGCGGTGAGGAGACCGCGCTGCTCGACTCGCTGGAGGGGCGCCGCGGGCAGCCGCGTCTGCGCCCGCCGTTCCCGGCGGTGGCCGGTCTGTACGCCTGCCCGACGGTGGTCAACAACGTCGAGTCCATCGCGAGCGTGCCGCCGATCATCCTCGGCGGACCCGAATGGTTCCGCAGCATGGGCAGCGAGGCGTCACCCGGGTTCACCCTCTACTCCCTGTCCGGCCACGTGACCAGGCCCGGACAGTACGAGGCACCGCTGGGAATCACGTTGCGGCAGCTGCTCGACTACGCGGGCGGCGTCCGGGCCGGGCATCGCCTCAAGTTGTGGACGCCGGGCGGATCGTCCACGCCGATCTTCACCGACGAGCACCTCGACGTGCCGCTCGACTACGAGGGCGTCGCCGCGGCCGGGTCCATGCTGGGCACCAAGGCGCTGCAGATCTTCGACGAGACCACCTGTGTCGTCCGGGTGGTGTTGCGCTGGACGGAGTTCTACGCCCACGAGTCGTGCGGCAAGTGCACCCCCTGCCGGGAGGGCACGTACTGGCTGGTGCAGATCCTCGAACGGCTCGAGCGCGGCGACGGCACCGAGGAGGACCTGTCGAAGCTGCTCGACATCTCGGACACCCTCCTCGGCAAGTCGTTCTGCGCACTCGGTGACGGCGCGGCCAGCCCGATCATGTCGTCGCTGAAGTACTTCCGCGACGAATACATCGCTCACCTCGACCACCACGGCTGTCCGTTCGACCCGGGCGAGGCGGCACTCGTCTCCCGGGTCGCCGCGGGACCGGAAAGGGGGACGCCATGA
- a CDS encoding NADH-quinone oxidoreductase subunit G, producing the protein MTVNVNVDASGQPVLSDRVTFTIDGVEVTVPKGTLVIRAAEGIGIQIPRFCDHPLLEPVGACRQCLVEVEGQRKPLASCTTVATDGMVVHTQVTSEVADKAQKGVMELLLINHPLDCPVCDKGGECPLQNQAMSSGRAESRFGGVKRTFPKPIPLSTEVLLDRERCVLCARCTRFSRQIAGDPMIELLERGALQQVGIGEDEPFDSYFSGNTVQICPVGALTGAAYRFRARPFDLVSSPSVCEHCASGCAQRTDHRRGTVLRRLAGDDPQVNEEWNCDKGRWAFTYAGEPDRIETPMIRGATGDLVPASWPEALAVAARGLRSADGGVGVLVGGRVTYEDAYAYSKFARIVLGTNDVDFRARVHSAEEADFLAARVAGRMLGADPAAVTYDDLDRAPAVLLVAFEPEEESPIVFLRLRKAVRTKRTVVLSIAPFASRGLGKISGRLLRAVPGDEPALLDELGSSEFLRCPGAVILVGERAAAIPGALSALARLADDTGAHLAWVPRRAGERGALEAGALPCLLPGGRPVVDAEARRQVAAAWGVGDLPGTTGRDTAAMLAAAVSGDLGGLLVGGVELDDLPDPRLALSAIDTAGFVVSLELRRSAVTDRADVVFPVAPVAEKDGAFVDWEGRGRPFEAALRTTGTVPDQRVLDALAAEMGARLGLPDVAAAHAELGRLGAWDGTRPTAPGVVPRGAREPGPGEAVLAGWRMLLDAGRMQDGEPYLAGTARAPVLRLSADCADEIGARDGDPVTVESDTGAVTLPLEVTDLPYRVVWLPLNSPGSAVYRQLGRGPGDVVRIRRGEFAGAAANPARGEARR; encoded by the coding sequence ATGACCGTCAACGTCAACGTCGACGCCTCCGGGCAGCCGGTGCTGTCGGACCGGGTGACCTTCACGATCGACGGGGTGGAGGTCACCGTCCCCAAGGGGACACTGGTGATCCGCGCGGCCGAGGGGATCGGGATTCAGATCCCCCGGTTCTGCGACCACCCGCTGCTCGAACCGGTGGGTGCGTGCCGCCAGTGTCTCGTCGAGGTGGAGGGGCAGCGCAAGCCGCTCGCGTCGTGCACCACCGTCGCGACGGACGGCATGGTGGTCCACACCCAGGTCACGTCCGAGGTCGCCGACAAGGCGCAGAAGGGCGTGATGGAACTGCTGCTCATCAACCATCCGCTGGACTGCCCGGTGTGCGACAAGGGCGGTGAGTGCCCGCTGCAGAATCAGGCGATGTCCAGCGGTCGGGCCGAGTCCCGGTTCGGTGGCGTCAAACGCACCTTCCCCAAGCCGATTCCGCTGTCGACCGAGGTCCTGCTGGATCGTGAGCGATGCGTGCTGTGCGCGCGGTGCACGCGGTTCTCGAGGCAGATCGCGGGCGACCCGATGATCGAACTCCTCGAACGCGGCGCGCTGCAGCAGGTGGGCATCGGGGAGGACGAGCCGTTCGACTCGTACTTCTCCGGCAACACCGTCCAGATCTGCCCGGTCGGTGCCCTCACCGGGGCGGCGTACCGGTTCCGGGCGCGGCCGTTCGACCTGGTCTCGAGCCCCAGCGTGTGCGAGCACTGCGCGAGCGGATGCGCGCAGCGCACCGATCACCGCCGCGGCACCGTGCTGCGTCGCCTGGCCGGTGACGATCCGCAGGTCAACGAGGAGTGGAACTGCGACAAGGGCCGTTGGGCGTTCACGTACGCCGGTGAGCCGGATCGGATCGAGACGCCGATGATCCGCGGCGCCACGGGTGATCTGGTTCCCGCTTCGTGGCCGGAGGCGCTGGCGGTCGCGGCGCGGGGGCTGCGATCGGCCGACGGCGGCGTCGGTGTGCTGGTCGGTGGGCGGGTCACGTACGAGGACGCCTACGCCTACTCGAAGTTCGCGCGGATCGTGCTGGGCACCAACGACGTCGACTTCCGTGCGCGCGTGCACTCGGCCGAGGAAGCGGACTTCCTCGCGGCCCGGGTAGCCGGCCGCATGCTGGGCGCAGATCCGGCGGCGGTCACCTACGACGATCTCGATCGGGCGCCTGCCGTCCTGCTGGTCGCGTTCGAACCCGAGGAAGAATCGCCGATCGTCTTCCTGCGGCTGCGAAAGGCAGTGCGTACCAAGAGGACCGTGGTGCTCTCGATTGCGCCGTTCGCGAGCCGTGGTCTCGGGAAGATATCCGGCCGGCTGCTGCGTGCGGTCCCCGGAGACGAGCCGGCGCTCCTCGACGAGTTGGGCAGTTCGGAGTTCCTGCGTTGCCCCGGCGCGGTGATCCTGGTCGGGGAGCGGGCCGCTGCGATCCCGGGCGCGTTGTCCGCGCTGGCGCGCCTCGCCGACGACACGGGGGCGCACCTGGCGTGGGTGCCGCGGCGGGCCGGTGAGCGCGGTGCGCTCGAGGCCGGGGCGCTGCCGTGCCTGTTGCCCGGCGGTCGGCCGGTCGTGGACGCCGAGGCCCGTCGGCAGGTTGCCGCCGCGTGGGGGGTCGGCGACCTCCCGGGCACGACCGGCCGCGACACCGCTGCCATGCTCGCCGCCGCCGTATCGGGGGATCTCGGTGGATTACTGGTCGGTGGTGTCGAACTCGACGATCTGCCGGATCCGCGGCTCGCATTGTCGGCGATCGACACCGCCGGGTTCGTCGTCAGCCTCGAGTTGCGTCGCAGCGCGGTCACCGACCGTGCCGATGTGGTGTTCCCGGTGGCGCCCGTCGCGGAGAAGGACGGCGCCTTCGTCGATTGGGAAGGCCGTGGGCGACCGTTCGAGGCCGCGCTGCGCACCACCGGCACCGTGCCCGACCAGCGGGTGCTCGACGCCCTCGCCGCCGAGATGGGTGCCCGCCTCGGTCTGCCGGACGTCGCCGCCGCGCACGCCGAACTCGGACGGCTCGGGGCGTGGGACGGGACTCGCCCCACCGCGCCCGGCGTGGTTCCGCGCGGGGCACGGGAACCGGGTCCGGGCGAGGCCGTGCTCGCGGGCTGGCGGATGCTGCTCGACGCCGGGCGGATGCAGGACGGCGAACCGTACCTCGCGGGCACGGCCCGCGCACCGGTGCTGCGACTCTCGGCCGACTGCGCCGACGAGATCGGTGCCCGGGACGGTGATCCGGTGACCGTGGAGAGCGACACGGGAGCCGTCACGCTGCCGCTCGAGGTGACCGACCTGCCCTACCGGGTGGTGTGGCTGCCGCTGAACTCGCCCGGGTCGGCGGTGTACCGGCAACTCGGCCGGGGGCCCGGCGACGTCGTACGCATCCGCCGCGGAGAGTTCGCCGGCGCAGCGGCGAATCCGGCACGGGGGGAGGCTCGGCGATGA
- the nuoI gene encoding NADH-quinone oxidoreductase subunit NuoI produces the protein MPDFFDSVAGFGVTFSTMFKKPVTEFYPEQKVPTAERYHGRHQLNRHPDGLEKCIGCELCAWACPADAIYVEGADNTDEERFSPGERYGRVYQINYLRCIGCGLCVEACPTRALTMTNEYEMADDNRADLIYEKDRLLAPLQPGMEPPPHPMAPGSTDEDYYRGTVTGTATGPATRPGEVT, from the coding sequence ATGCCTGACTTCTTCGACTCCGTAGCGGGTTTCGGTGTGACCTTCTCGACGATGTTCAAGAAACCCGTGACCGAGTTCTATCCCGAGCAGAAGGTGCCGACGGCCGAGCGGTACCACGGCCGCCACCAACTCAACCGCCACCCGGACGGCCTCGAGAAGTGCATCGGCTGCGAGTTGTGTGCGTGGGCGTGCCCGGCCGACGCGATCTACGTCGAGGGCGCCGACAACACCGACGAGGAACGGTTCTCGCCGGGGGAGCGGTACGGCCGCGTCTACCAGATCAACTACCTGCGCTGCATCGGCTGCGGGCTCTGCGTCGAGGCGTGTCCCACCCGCGCGCTCACGATGACCAACGAATACGAGATGGCCGACGACAACCGCGCCGACCTGATCTACGAGAAGGACCGGCTGCTCGCGCCGCTGCAGCCGGGCATGGAACCCCCGCCACACCCCATGGCGCCGGGCAGCACCGACGAGGACTACTACCGGGGGACGGTGACCGGCACGGCGACCGGTCCCGCGACGCGACCCGGGGAGGTGACCTAG